A part of Terriglobales bacterium genomic DNA contains:
- a CDS encoding FAD-binding oxidoreductase, with amino-acid sequence MITRRQFLTGSAALYLGSRVARNADDPLVVNDIHSQLNRTRVDRVVTPKSLREVQAAVREAKSLRKSLCIAGGRHAMGGQQFGTGTVLVDMRQLNRVLDFNLEKGTMEVQAGAFWPGLITEYLRQQEGRGEQWGIAQKQTGADTLSIGGTLAANAHGRGLTMAPFISNVESFTLVNADGELVICSRRQNPELFRLAIGGYGLFGIVCSVTLRLIPRQKIERIVEVRDVDGLMSAFDDRIRSGFLYGDFQFAIDPASDDFLRKGVFSCYQPVDPATPMPQHVKELSDESWRMLLYLAHADKSEAFRRYSDYYLSTNGQLYWSDTHQLSFYPENYHRAIDQKTNTRHAASEMITEINVPREHLNSFLDEARDDFRTNKVDLIYGTIRLIERDDESFLPWARQAYACTIFNLHTDHTPEGIEHSAAAFRRLMDMAVRRNGTYYLTYHRYARREQVLACYPQFPEFLKLKKKYDPVERFQSDWYRHYTTMFKETI; translated from the coding sequence ATGATCACACGTCGTCAGTTTCTTACAGGATCGGCAGCGCTTTACCTTGGCTCGCGTGTCGCGCGCAATGCAGACGATCCCCTGGTCGTAAACGATATCCATTCACAGCTGAACAGAACGCGAGTCGATCGCGTTGTCACGCCTAAGAGCTTGAGAGAGGTTCAGGCTGCGGTTCGAGAAGCGAAGTCTCTTCGCAAATCGTTATGCATAGCCGGCGGTCGCCACGCCATGGGCGGACAGCAGTTTGGCACCGGCACTGTTCTGGTGGACATGCGGCAACTGAATCGAGTGCTTGATTTCAACCTGGAAAAGGGGACGATGGAGGTTCAGGCAGGCGCCTTCTGGCCGGGACTGATCACCGAATATCTGCGCCAGCAGGAAGGCCGAGGAGAGCAATGGGGGATCGCTCAGAAACAAACAGGTGCGGACACTCTAAGCATCGGCGGTACATTGGCGGCCAACGCTCACGGACGAGGCCTGACCATGGCGCCATTCATCAGCAACGTCGAATCTTTCACGCTGGTGAATGCGGATGGCGAGTTAGTTATCTGCAGCCGCCGTCAGAACCCTGAGCTCTTCCGCCTCGCGATCGGAGGTTACGGCCTGTTTGGCATCGTTTGCTCAGTCACCCTGCGCCTGATTCCTCGACAGAAAATCGAACGCATCGTGGAAGTGCGTGACGTTGACGGCCTCATGAGCGCATTCGATGATCGCATTCGCAGCGGTTTTCTGTACGGAGATTTTCAATTCGCAATCGATCCGGCGTCAGACGACTTCCTGCGCAAGGGAGTGTTCTCCTGCTACCAACCTGTCGATCCGGCAACGCCTATGCCGCAACACGTGAAGGAGCTCTCCGATGAAAGTTGGAGGATGCTGCTTTATCTTGCGCACGCAGACAAGAGCGAAGCATTTCGCCGTTATTCGGACTATTACCTTTCCACAAACGGCCAGCTCTACTGGTCAGATACTCACCAGCTCAGCTTTTATCCCGAAAACTACCACAGGGCTATCGATCAGAAGACCAACACCCGGCACGCAGCTTCGGAGATGATCACAGAGATCAATGTTCCTCGTGAGCACTTGAACAGTTTTCTCGATGAGGCACGCGACGACTTTCGCACGAACAAGGTTGATTTGATTTACGGAACGATTCGACTCATTGAGAGAGATGATGAAAGCTTCCTGCCATGGGCAAGACAAGCGTATGCATGCACTATTTTCAATCTGCATACTGATCACACGCCGGAAGGAATAGAGCACTCCGCCGCGGCATTCCGCCGGCTGATGGACATGGCCGTGCGCCGCAATGGCACCTACTACCTCACTTACCACCGCTATGCACGACGCGAGCAAGTGCTGGCGTGCTACCCGCAATTCCCGGAATTCCTCAAGCTCAAAAAGAAGTACGACCCAGTGGAACGGTTCCAGAGTGATTGGTATCGCCATTACACGACGATGTTTAAGGAGACAATATGA
- a CDS encoding TetR/AcrR family transcriptional regulator, which produces MPSPKSERRADLLNASIEYLLENGVADLSLRPLAAEVGSKARLLVYHFGSKDALLTEAMLVIRERLQKNFAESVGSDRDWKPSRVVEAFWEWATSKQNQRYLRLFFEVHGLALQNPKQYGPYLEGAFTSWVELMGGVLPESLSRPARRALASLAVGTVVGLMLDYLSSGDKKRTSEALAEFARGFDALLSGA; this is translated from the coding sequence ATGCCGAGCCCTAAATCGGAGCGTCGCGCCGATCTGCTCAATGCTTCGATCGAATATCTCCTGGAAAACGGCGTCGCCGACCTTTCTCTTCGTCCGCTTGCGGCCGAAGTCGGGAGCAAGGCGAGACTGCTCGTTTATCACTTCGGTTCCAAGGATGCCCTGCTCACGGAAGCGATGTTGGTCATTCGCGAACGACTTCAAAAGAATTTTGCCGAATCGGTAGGCAGTGACCGCGATTGGAAGCCATCACGAGTGGTCGAGGCTTTTTGGGAGTGGGCTACTTCCAAGCAGAATCAACGCTACCTGCGGCTGTTCTTCGAGGTGCATGGGCTCGCTCTTCAAAACCCGAAGCAGTATGGCCCGTATCTCGAAGGGGCATTTACGAGTTGGGTCGAACTAATGGGGGGCGTGTTGCCGGAATCGCTGTCGCGACCAGCCCGTAGGGCACTGGCAAGCCTGGCTGTCGGAACCGTGGTGGGACTAATGCTGGATTACCTCTCGAGTGGAGATAAGAAGCGTACTTCCGAGGCCCTTGCTGAATTTGCCAGAGGCTTTGATGCACTGCTGTCAGGTGCATGA
- a CDS encoding CocE/NonD family hydrolase: MSNERAYSSIPKRYFWILTTLFSLFCLRVLGQVLVAFFGVKFLPPMEEWFSGLLPYPELLASQILIILLYGKSCLDFARGYGYFVTPRRRLGLNLLKFGWLYLAVMITRYVIRMALYPHERWTGGSIPIFFHWVLASFLLVLGNYHWQSTAQEPKLDSQHGALAARLLLWSQIAIVGLGVAIWVSYQLAPSLLAHEMGLRRSQFAVRVQKHVIMATTDGTPVPTEIFHPQHSDRTATMLVRIPLSKSLKNSLFTNVVGRMWAERGYTAVVQETRRTDESDRDLYPLYGKRHDGMETLSWISEQKWFNGQIATSEADTFRRHQWAISDE, encoded by the coding sequence ATGAGCAATGAACGAGCTTACTCTTCGATACCGAAACGGTACTTCTGGATTCTGACGACGCTCTTCTCCTTGTTTTGTCTTCGGGTGCTTGGCCAGGTCCTGGTTGCGTTCTTCGGAGTGAAATTTCTGCCTCCAATGGAGGAATGGTTCTCGGGATTGCTGCCCTATCCCGAACTTCTGGCCAGTCAGATTTTGATCATTCTGCTTTATGGGAAAAGCTGCCTCGACTTTGCCCGAGGCTACGGATACTTTGTAACGCCGCGGAGACGACTAGGACTCAACCTGCTGAAGTTCGGATGGCTTTATCTGGCGGTAATGATCACTCGTTATGTCATTCGCATGGCGCTCTATCCTCATGAGCGATGGACCGGCGGATCGATCCCAATCTTCTTCCATTGGGTCTTGGCATCATTTCTGCTTGTTCTAGGAAATTATCATTGGCAATCGACTGCGCAGGAACCGAAGTTGGACTCGCAGCACGGCGCCTTAGCAGCGCGTCTTCTTCTCTGGAGTCAGATTGCTATCGTGGGGCTCGGAGTTGCGATCTGGGTGTCTTATCAGCTTGCGCCATCGCTGCTGGCGCACGAGATGGGATTGCGACGTTCTCAGTTCGCCGTTCGCGTCCAAAAGCACGTCATCATGGCAACGACGGATGGAACCCCAGTCCCAACGGAAATCTTCCATCCTCAGCATAGTGATCGAACAGCCACGATGCTTGTTCGCATTCCACTTTCCAAGTCGTTGAAGAACTCTCTTTTCACCAACGTAGTCGGCCGAATGTGGGCCGAACGCGGTTACACGGCCGTAGTCCAGGAGACGCGTCGAACAGACGAATCCGATCGCGATCTCTATCCACTTTATGGCAAGCGTCATGACGGCATGGAAACGCTTTCGTGGATCTCAGAACAAAAATGGTTCAATGGCCAGATTGCGACTTCGGAAGCCGACACATTTCGGAGACACCAGTGGGCAATTTCCGATGAATAG